The Sphingobium sp. BYY-5 genome contains a region encoding:
- a CDS encoding cob(I)yrinic acid a,c-diamide adenosyltransferase: MVKLNKIYTRTGDAGTTGLVDGSRLPKYAPRMQAVGDVDEANSAIGLAIVAMGARPETRWLTTIQNDLFDLGADLATPIPPGGDEPWALRIVASQVERLEDEIDAMNAELAPLDSFVLPGGSSAAAAVHLARAITRRAERSAVAAAAEVTLNGQALAYLNRLSDLLFVLARRLNDNGAADVKWVPGASR, encoded by the coding sequence ATGGTCAAGCTGAACAAGATCTACACCCGCACCGGCGACGCGGGCACGACCGGGCTGGTCGATGGATCGCGCCTGCCCAAATATGCGCCGCGAATGCAGGCAGTGGGCGATGTGGATGAGGCGAACAGCGCCATTGGCCTGGCCATCGTCGCCATGGGCGCGCGGCCGGAAACGCGATGGCTGACCACGATCCAGAACGATCTGTTCGACCTGGGCGCGGATCTGGCGACGCCGATCCCGCCGGGCGGGGACGAACCCTGGGCGCTGCGCATCGTCGCCAGCCAGGTGGAAAGGCTGGAGGACGAGATCGACGCGATGAACGCGGAACTGGCACCGCTCGACAGCTTCGTCCTGCCGGGCGGATCGTCGGCCGCCGCCGCCGTCCACCTCGCCCGCGCGATCACCCGCCGGGCCGAACGCAGCGCCGTGGCCGCCGCTGCGGAGGTTACGCTCAATGGACAGGCCCTCGCTTATCTCAACCGCCTGTCGGACCTGCTGTTCGTGCTGGCGCGACGGCTGAACGACAATGGCGCGGCCGACGTCAAATGGGTGCCGGGCGCGTCACGCTGA
- a CDS encoding GGDEF domain-containing protein yields the protein MQFYLATSFLFPRALRLRLFALCILATHMPLLTYLLRGFSTGRIAPAECILLALATIAGAAIALFGIGALLGPVQALAETPHPREAEAAARTDELHHATHEDRLTGVANRRGFLAQVAMLPIGRRKGCVVLIDIDYFKRINDQLGHDEGDRVLAAFAARLCAQLRRIDIVARWGGEMFALFFQDCIEDEVSWSLARVASQMRSDPIALVNGRPISFSAGLCRWKGDELEDALRRADEALYEAKQAGRDRIYRAKSSLQDM from the coding sequence GTGCAATTCTACCTCGCCACATCCTTCCTCTTTCCGCGCGCGCTGCGCCTGCGCCTCTTCGCGCTCTGCATCCTCGCGACGCATATGCCGCTGCTGACCTATCTGCTCCGGGGCTTTTCGACCGGTCGGATCGCGCCGGCCGAATGCATCCTGCTGGCGCTGGCGACGATCGCGGGGGCCGCGATCGCCCTGTTCGGCATCGGCGCGCTGCTTGGCCCCGTCCAGGCGCTGGCCGAAACGCCGCATCCCCGCGAGGCGGAAGCGGCGGCGCGAACCGACGAACTGCACCATGCCACGCATGAGGACAGGCTGACCGGCGTCGCCAACCGGCGCGGTTTCCTGGCGCAGGTCGCGATGCTGCCGATCGGCCGGCGCAAGGGCTGCGTGGTGCTGATCGACATCGACTATTTCAAGCGGATCAACGACCAGTTGGGTCATGATGAGGGCGACCGGGTGCTGGCCGCCTTCGCCGCGCGGCTGTGCGCCCAGTTGCGCCGCATCGACATCGTCGCACGCTGGGGCGGCGAGATGTTTGCCCTCTTCTTCCAGGACTGTATCGAGGATGAGGTAAGCTGGTCGCTGGCGCGGGTCGCCAGCCAGATGCGCAGCGACCCGATCGCCCTGGTGAATGGCCGGCCGATCAGCTTTTCCGCCGGCCTTTGCCGCTGGAAGGGCGACGAACTGGAAGACGCGCTGCGCCGCGCGGACGAGGCGCTCTACGAAGCGAAGCAGGCGGGCCGCGATCGCATCTACCGCGCCAAATCCTCGTTGCAGGACATGTAA
- a CDS encoding twin transmembrane helix small protein, with translation MQTILVIALILAMVATLVALVRGVIAFLQTTKEDLNAPEGSGPSPARLKQNRMMMNRILFQAAAIIIVAILLMAKGHG, from the coding sequence ATGCAAACGATCCTGGTCATCGCCCTGATCCTGGCCATGGTGGCGACGCTGGTCGCGCTGGTCCGGGGCGTCATCGCCTTCCTCCAGACCACGAAGGAAGATCTGAACGCGCCCGAAGGCAGCGGCCCCAGCCCGGCGCGGCTGAAGCAGAACAGGATGATGATGAACCGCATCCTGTTCCAGGCGGCGGCAATCATCATCGTCGCCATACTGCTCATGGCCAAGGGGCATGGCTGA
- the egtB gene encoding ergothioneine biosynthesis protein EgtB, protein MARSWTDARQDDLEERYHAIRALSEALAAPLSDADATVQSMPDASPAKWHLAHMSWFFETFVLRDHVDGYRPFDPRYAFLFNSYYEAEGARHARPLRGMLTRPTLDEIRAYRAHVDAALLGALGMMPQAARALVTLGLQHEQQHQELLLTDLLHLFSLNPLEPALFSAPSAAPVALPGPLHWIEGRQGLVEIGEDGRTGFAFDCEGPRHKALLHPHALAHRPISNDEWIAFIEDGGYRTASHWLSDGWAWVQAERIEAPLYWKRGKQGWTRFGLDGRQPVNPAAPVTHISLYEADAYASWAGARLPTEAEWESAAQNVAAMRGNQMDGAACPRAHPVEGSTALTQMFGDVWEWTGSAYRPHPGFRAAQGTVGEYNGKFMSGQFVLKGGSCATPRGHVRASYRNFFYPHQRWQFTGLRLAKDL, encoded by the coding sequence ATGGCCAGAAGCTGGACGGACGCCCGACAGGATGATCTGGAGGAGCGCTACCACGCGATACGGGCGCTTAGCGAGGCGCTGGCAGCTCCCCTGTCCGACGCCGACGCCACGGTGCAGTCGATGCCCGACGCCTCTCCGGCCAAATGGCATCTGGCGCATATGAGCTGGTTCTTCGAGACTTTCGTGCTGCGCGATCATGTCGATGGATATCGGCCGTTCGATCCGCGCTACGCTTTCCTGTTCAACAGCTATTATGAGGCGGAGGGCGCGCGCCATGCCCGGCCGCTCCGGGGCATGTTGACCCGCCCGACACTGGACGAAATCCGCGCCTATCGCGCCCATGTCGACGCGGCGCTGCTGGGCGCGCTGGGCATGATGCCGCAGGCGGCGCGCGCGCTGGTGACGCTGGGCTTGCAGCATGAGCAGCAACATCAGGAATTGCTGCTGACCGATCTGCTCCATCTCTTTTCACTCAATCCGCTGGAGCCGGCGCTGTTCAGCGCGCCAAGCGCCGCGCCGGTGGCCCTGCCCGGCCCGCTCCACTGGATCGAGGGGCGTCAGGGGCTGGTCGAGATCGGCGAGGACGGGCGCACCGGCTTTGCCTTCGACTGCGAGGGGCCACGGCACAAGGCGCTGCTTCACCCCCATGCGCTGGCGCACCGTCCCATCAGCAATGACGAATGGATCGCCTTCATCGAGGATGGCGGCTATCGCACCGCGTCGCACTGGCTGTCGGACGGCTGGGCGTGGGTACAGGCGGAGCGGATCGAGGCGCCGCTCTACTGGAAGCGCGGCAAGCAGGGCTGGACCCGCTTCGGCCTCGACGGGCGTCAGCCGGTCAACCCCGCCGCGCCGGTGACGCATATCAGCCTCTACGAAGCGGACGCCTATGCCAGTTGGGCGGGCGCACGATTGCCGACGGAGGCGGAATGGGAAAGCGCGGCGCAGAATGTCGCGGCGATGCGTGGCAACCAGATGGACGGTGCGGCCTGCCCCCGCGCCCATCCGGTGGAGGGAAGCACCGCCCTGACGCAGATGTTCGGCGATGTGTGGGAATGGACCGGCAGCGCCTATCGCCCGCACCCCGGCTTTCGCGCGGCGCAGGGCACGGTCGGCGAATATAATGGCAAGTTCATGTCCGGCCAGTTCGTGCTGAAGGGCGGCAGTTGCGCCACCCCGCGCGGCCATGTGCGGGCGAGCTATCGCAATTTCTTCTATCCCCACCAACGCTGGCAGTTCACCGGACTGCGGCTGGCCAAGGATCTTTAG
- a CDS encoding DUF1176 domain-containing protein has product MVAAAALSWSGIGAAQAPKPGALETYKDWTIGCDNRNRCEAVSLLPEGGVWPDNPVMVGVVRDAGPDAAAEVWVSRDAKGGGDVSFHIDGRKVASAPSKDGDATLRGPLAAALAIAMARGGVLEVRAGNRLLGKPSLAGSGAALRYMDARQGRAGTSTALVATGTLGPLAVRAAPVAPVIRRAVVPIDPAPAALWREELTALGKMSGCADEMKDAEPLQLHRLSKNEALILVPCGNGAYNFSSVPVIATGIPGRRTFHLASFDYKPGWSEEGGRPMLVNAGWVAEKSLLQSFAKGRGIGDCGGSETYVWDGVRFRLTEATSMGECRGAWHWITTWSARVTE; this is encoded by the coding sequence ATGGTCGCTGCAGCGGCCCTGAGTTGGTCGGGTATCGGCGCCGCGCAGGCGCCCAAGCCCGGCGCGTTGGAAACTTACAAGGATTGGACGATCGGCTGCGACAATCGCAACCGATGCGAAGCCGTGTCGTTACTGCCCGAAGGCGGCGTGTGGCCCGATAATCCTGTGATGGTCGGTGTGGTGCGCGATGCCGGGCCGGATGCAGCGGCTGAAGTCTGGGTCAGCCGCGACGCCAAGGGCGGCGGAGATGTCAGCTTCCATATCGACGGACGCAAGGTGGCGAGCGCCCCAAGCAAGGATGGCGACGCGACTCTGCGTGGGCCGCTGGCCGCCGCGCTCGCCATCGCCATGGCGCGCGGCGGCGTGCTGGAAGTGCGCGCGGGCAACCGCCTGCTCGGCAAGCCCTCGCTCGCCGGATCGGGCGCAGCGCTCCGCTATATGGACGCGCGGCAGGGGCGGGCGGGCACCAGCACGGCCCTGGTCGCGACCGGAACGCTGGGACCGCTGGCCGTGCGCGCCGCACCGGTTGCGCCGGTGATCCGCCGCGCCGTCGTACCCATCGACCCAGCGCCCGCCGCGCTCTGGCGGGAGGAGTTGACCGCGCTCGGCAAGATGTCCGGCTGCGCTGACGAGATGAAGGATGCCGAGCCGCTCCAACTCCATCGCCTGTCGAAAAATGAAGCGTTGATCCTCGTTCCCTGCGGCAACGGGGCCTATAATTTTTCCTCTGTCCCGGTGATCGCCACCGGCATTCCCGGTCGCCGCACCTTCCATCTGGCGAGCTTCGATTATAAGCCCGGCTGGAGCGAGGAGGGGGGCAGGCCCATGCTGGTCAACGCCGGCTGGGTTGCGGAAAAGTCACTGCTCCAGAGCTTCGCCAAGGGGCGCGGCATCGGTGATTGCGGCGGCAGCGAAACCTATGTCTGGGACGGCGTCCGCTTCCGCCTGACCGAAGCGACCAGCATGGGTGAATGCCGTGGCGCCTGGCACTGGATCACCACCTGGTCGGCGCGGGTGACGGAGTAA
- a CDS encoding HAD family phosphatase produces MASSPRQSAPSLPASTLPDPIRAVIFDMDGTLIDTEAAHRRAFAETGLALGWPMSDELLLSMVGIHRDENQRMLAVHMGPDFPLARFYADSDALFEAAADVGIPLRPGAELILEHLAQAGIPMALATSTEAPFAQQRLEKSGLLPYFDVIVTRSDVERPKPHPEPYLLAAQRLGVDPTHCVAVEDSYAGVRSATAAGIATVMVPDLLLPTEELILACAQVLPSLTDLRDLLLATD; encoded by the coding sequence ATGGCTTCATCACCCCGCCAATCCGCCCCTTCGCTTCCCGCCTCGACCCTGCCGGACCCGATCCGCGCCGTCATCTTCGACATGGACGGCACGCTGATCGATACCGAGGCCGCGCATCGCCGCGCCTTTGCCGAAACGGGACTGGCGCTGGGCTGGCCGATGTCGGACGAACTGCTCCTGTCCATGGTCGGCATCCATCGGGACGAGAATCAGCGGATGCTGGCCGTGCATATGGGACCGGATTTTCCGTTGGCGCGCTTCTACGCCGACAGCGACGCCCTGTTCGAAGCCGCCGCTGATGTGGGCATTCCGCTGCGTCCCGGCGCCGAACTGATCCTGGAACATCTGGCGCAGGCTGGCATCCCCATGGCGCTCGCCACCTCGACCGAAGCCCCTTTCGCGCAACAGCGGCTGGAGAAGAGCGGTCTGCTCCCTTATTTCGACGTGATCGTGACCCGCAGCGATGTGGAGCGGCCCAAGCCGCATCCCGAACCCTATCTGCTGGCAGCGCAGCGCCTGGGCGTCGATCCCACACATTGCGTTGCGGTCGAGGACAGCTATGCCGGCGTCCGTTCGGCGACGGCGGCGGGCATCGCGACGGTCATGGTCCCCGACCTGCTGCTGCCGACCGAGGAACTGATCCTCGCCTGCGCCCAAGTGCTGCCCAGCCTCACCGACCTGCGCGACCTGTTGCTGGCGACGGATTAG
- the egtD gene encoding L-histidine N(alpha)-methyltransferase: MLLTDEAPALTRAIDPAFRRDILDGLSRSPKATPPIWFYDQRGSELFEAITNLPEYYPTRTETALLKTHGADFAAAVGKGRAVVEFGAGSARKTPHLLRAIAPAAYVPIDISGAFLQASSAELARGFPGLPVVPVVGDFNGPLDLPKAVDGLPRLGFFPGSTIGNMEPGAAVDLLRAMRRLLGRDAMLLIGMDRIKDRDRLVAAYDDAAGVTAAFNLNLIARINRELEGDLPIDGFAHRAIWNDDKARIEMHLEAVRPLHFHVAGQCFRMAAGETIHTESSHKYGARDERLLLRAGGWEPVGEWTDAEGLFSLVLAEAR, from the coding sequence ATGCTGCTGACCGACGAAGCGCCGGCCCTGACGCGCGCCATCGATCCCGCATTCCGCCGCGATATCCTGGACGGCCTGTCCCGCAGCCCCAAGGCGACGCCGCCCATCTGGTTTTACGACCAGCGGGGGTCGGAATTGTTCGAGGCGATCACCAACCTGCCCGAATATTATCCGACCCGCACCGAGACGGCTTTGCTCAAGACCCATGGCGCGGATTTCGCGGCGGCAGTGGGGAAAGGACGCGCGGTGGTGGAGTTCGGCGCGGGCAGCGCGCGCAAGACGCCGCACCTGCTGCGCGCGATCGCGCCCGCCGCTTATGTGCCGATCGACATCAGCGGCGCGTTTCTGCAGGCGAGCAGCGCGGAGCTGGCGCGCGGCTTTCCCGGCCTGCCGGTGGTGCCGGTGGTAGGCGACTTCAACGGGCCACTGGACCTGCCCAAGGCGGTCGATGGTCTGCCGCGGCTGGGCTTCTTCCCCGGTTCCACCATCGGCAATATGGAACCGGGCGCAGCGGTCGATCTGTTGCGGGCGATGCGTCGGCTGTTGGGCCGGGACGCGATGCTGCTGATCGGGATGGACCGGATCAAGGATCGCGACCGGCTGGTCGCAGCCTATGACGATGCGGCGGGCGTGACGGCGGCGTTCAACCTCAACCTGATCGCGCGGATCAATCGCGAGCTGGAGGGCGATCTGCCGATCGACGGCTTTGCCCATCGCGCGATCTGGAATGACGACAAGGCGCGGATCGAGATGCATCTGGAGGCGGTGCGGCCGCTCCATTTTCACGTCGCGGGCCAATGTTTCCGCATGGCGGCGGGCGAGACCATCCATACCGAGAGCAGCCATAAATATGGCGCGCGCGACGAACGGCTGCTGCTGCGCGCGGGCGGGTGGGAACCGGTCGGGGAATGGACCGATGCCGAGGGGCTGTTCTCGCTGGTGCTGGCGGAGGCGAGATAA